A segment of the Moorena sp. SIOASIH genome:
TGTCCGAGACGTTGGTCGAAACAGTTACCTGTGTCCCTTTTGCCCTCTTTTCTCTTCTTCGAAGCTCTGCCTTGGATAGTTGTAAATCCGTTTACCTGTTTAACCGGTTTATAATATTGTTCATGTGAATGGGGAGCCTCACTGCACAACCAGCCTGCCCATTCTCCTGTATCCTGTTGCCAAAAATTTAGACTCTGCTGATAATGCTCCAAGGCCAGATTAATTTGGTCATTTTCAAAGGCATCTCGCCCTAGAATAAAGTGCTTGGTAGCTAGTAGGATAGAATCTACGCTGATGTCACGAGATTGCAAATCCTGTAATGCCCACTCAAATTCTTGGCGTCGGTGGCAATCGGGAGCCAAAGAAAGCACCTTGTTGGGCAAAAACTCTCCCAAGTCTCTAGCCAAAATATTGGCAAAGATTTCATCTGCCGTTCTATAACATAAAGCGAGTAATTGGTCAATGGTAAGTTCAAACCGAATCGAGGTAGTAGCCCAATTTTTAAAATAAGGAGCAAGCCTCATCAACTTTTGAAGTCCCTTGTCAGTTACCCATACAACTAAAGGACAGGTTAAGCATTTGGGCAATTCATCTCGGACCTGGTTAGCCGAAAGTAGTACCTGGTTGATGCCATCAACTGACTCTAGACCCGATACCATTAGGGCAGATGTTGTCCCATACTGTTGGGTGCTAAAGATATTACTAAATAGAGTTTGACTAGACTTGTTAAGAACTAGCTCACCTATGGTGAGCTCTGTGATTTCTCGGACGTACTCCCATATTTGCTTCCTAAATAACTCGTAGTTGCATCGCACCAAAATCAGTGCAAATTCTCCTTGGGAGAACATTATTGCCCGGGATAGGGTTAATAGAGAGCGAGCACTGTATGGGGCTAGTGTTTCTGGGGGATTTTGCTGCTTCATGTCACTAACCTTTTGACCCCTACTGGTACATAAATTCCCTATTACTAGGGTGATTTACCCTCTAGATAGTAATCTTACTATCAGAACTTATCGGTAAGTACGGGTTTTCACTGATAAAAAACAATAAGTATAATCAGGCCTTAATCAAGAAAAACATCTCTCATAAGTACCTTGATAAATAGTTCAGTAATTACTACTACTTATTTAATCAATATATTTAATTAAAATTATTAATAGCAATGATAAATTCACTTATTGACCCTCAAGTCCATAGCGTGGATATCAGTGATTTCCCGGAATTTTTCTGGTTTTCTAGTGGGGTGGAACTATAAGTTCCTAGAGGAAAACAGATAAAATAGTTAAACTATCAGGACAACCGCCGTCACTCTACCTTGAGGGGCGGCGGTTGTCCTGACTAGATCAGTTTTCAACTCAATTAGGGATAAAATTTCTCCCTTTGAACCAATTAGTAGGTGGTAGGTGGTAGGTTCTAGATGAGGGGATGTACCTTACCTGAGGGGGGTGAACCTGAAGGCTCAACTAATGTCATACCAAGGGTTGAGAGAAAGTTCTTCCTCAAAAAGAAAAGGTGATTAACAGGTAAGGGTCGCACCTGTTGAGTTCTAATTTCGAGGTCAATAGTCCGGCTCAATTTTCCAGAACACCCCACACCCTGCACCCTTAACCCTATATCATACACCGCCTTCTCTGGCAAAATCCCATAGGTGCGCTTTCCGTTGGTGAATTAAATTCGCCACGGGTCGCACCTTTGGAAGCCAAGGGATTTTAGCCTTCTTACAGAGCTAGAGACCGAAACTTTTCTGTTTCTGCTAAGGCTGGGTTGATCCCAAACCAGCGCCCTTGTTGATCTTGGTATTCATAGACAAACATACTGCGCAACAAGGTTTGATATTCTTGTTCCCCCTTGACGGACTGCTGTTGCACGACTTGAGATAGCAACTTCCACTCTTCCTCTTCAACAGCCAGAGTCAAGTCATCTCGGTATCCCTTAATCACACTCTCTAAACAACTCCTGGAAAAGGGTGGGTCTTCATGTTGCAAACAGTTATAGAGCAACCCTAACAAGTTACGGACATGACCGCCACTAATGCGACACATCCGGTCGAGGGTTTCTGGGCTATCAAATACTAGTGGAATCAGGTTGAGCCGCTGTTGAGGATCAACCATTGGAAAAGCTCGGGCTAGCAATAGCTGTCGCAGCAGTGCCATACCTTCTGGATAGTCACGACCATCCCGTAACTGTATGGGCACCATGGGCAAAATTTTGGGAGCCACACCACCACCGACTCGATTTTTGAGAGTTTCGTACTCGTTGGAGAACATTAAGGACAAGGGTAGAGTGTAAACCACATGGCAGTTCAAACGCCTTAACTGAGTACCACGGTCGATAAAGAGATACTCTGGCTGGGAACGACCTGAAGCCATGGAGCGATTATCAACTCGGTCAAGATTATCAATAATCACCACCAAACCCCTTTTCCCACGCAACTTCAGCTGCTGAATCGCTGATTGTAAAATTTCTTCGTTGATGGCATTCAAAATGCTTTGGGTGCGGGGTTCTAGGTGCTGTCGTAGCAGTTGGCGTTGCTGAGGACTGTCTTTACTTCTGGCTGTAATTTTGGCAATGCCTACGGAAAATTCGGCTTCTGTTGAAAACTCGATAGGAGTTTGCAAAAAGTCTTTGATTTCATTAAATAATTTACTAAAGTAACTGGCTCTGAGCTGTATGCTGATCGCTTCTAGGCTTTCACAGACTGACCTAGCGATGCTGAGTAAAATGTCACTGACATCAACATCCACCATGTCTAGGTCTTGAGAGGACTCAAAATAAACAACATGAAATTGCTGCTTCTCCAACTCGGCTTTAAGTCTTAACAACTCAGTAGACTTACCACAGCCAATGTGACCAGTAAACAATTGACAGGTAGGTTCATCTGGTGACAGACGGGTAATGGTTCGTCCTAAAGCTTCGATAATCTTTCCTCCCCTGACAGCGGAAAAATCGATATAGTATGGATGGTCTTCTGGATTACCCATATCTAAGGTTTTAGCTGGGTTACACGCTTTGAAAAATCTTGGTAGATGCAGTTCCATAAATTAACCTCCTACCGTTGTGGTGATGGTTGTGGTTTACAGAAGGCGGTTAGAAAGCCCACTCCTTCAACAGGGTGAGATAGAAAGCGTCGCCAGTAATTAGTCTTTTGTAAAAGACTAATCACTAATCACTGGCTCATCCCACGACCAAGGTACGTGGAATGAGTTAACTATAGAGGACTGATTAGGCACCAATGCCTTTTCCCATCAGGCTGATGGAACCTGTTAAGTATAAAACGTGGGAACCTAGTAGTGGTTAAATTAAAAAAAGTATTTGGTGCTCACTGAGGAATTGCAAAGTTCAAACCTTGTCGTTACCCAGATTTTTGGGTAGATTGGCGTGAAGCGATCGCGCCGCAGCGCAAACGCCCACGCGCCAATTGTCAGGCTTACTTCAAGTCATAAATGTACTCTGTCGATTGATCGGTAGTAGATGACCAACATCGCATCAGTCTCTCAATCACAATTGTCTAATCGACGCAAACAACTGCGACGGATACGCCGGATTCAATTTTATCAAAGGATTTGGCGTACACTTTTGGTGGGCGGTATCGCTGGAAGTTTACTCTGGGCAATAACTTTACCAGATTGGATGATTCGTCACCCAGAACAAATCGAGATTCAAGGGAATTATTGGCTTTCTGCTGAAGCGATTCGCTCCCTGCTGCCTTTATCCTATCCCCAGTCTTTACTGCAAGTACAACCCCAAGTCCTTGCCGAGTTTCTGGAGTCTGAAGCTCCTATTGCTTCGGCTCTAGTTAGCCGTCAACTAATACCACCAGGATTGACAATACAAGTTAGAGAGCGTCAACCAGTGGCTATTGCTGAGCAGAGTAAGCTCCAAACCAGAAAAACTAAAAACTCTACCCCAACCTTGGGTTTAGTCGATGAGCAAGGGATCTGGAGCCCCAAGAGCAGTTACGAACCACTCTCGGCCAACCTGCAGTTGCCGAAGTTGAAAGTGATTGGTCAAAATTCCGTTTATCGCCCTTACTGGTTCGATTTTTATCAAGCTGTGAGTCAGTCGGCTGTAAAAGTTTTCGAGATCGATTGGCGAAATCCAGCCAACTTAATTCTGAAAACCGAGTTAGGAAATGTACATTTAGGTCCTTACACTGAACGCTTCCCCACGCAACTGAGAGTTCTAGATCAGATGCGAGAATTGCCGAAGCGCACACAAAAGAGCAAAATAGCTTACATTGACCTGCAAAACCCAGACTTACCATCGATTCAAATGATGACAGACTATGAAAGTGTGCAATCGAGAGTTAAATAAGGATAAGCGTTGAAGGTCAGACAGGTGATTAGCCCTACTCTGACGGCTAAACCGAGGCGATATTTCCAGAACCATTGTTTTGTTTCAGGTTAGTTATCGGGTTAAGAGCCTGCCGTTGCCAGGGTCTTTGGTTTTTCAATCAACTTACTCTATAGTTAACTCAGACTGCTACATATAACTTATAAAGATAAAGATAAACACTTACCCTCACCTGTTGCAATGACGCTTAATAGTCAACTAGGGCTTGCTGCTCAAAGTTCTAAAATCATCGCAGAAGCAGATCTGTCATTAGGATCCGACAATACACATCCTTTTAGTAACTCTGTATTACAATTCGGTCAAACTTATGATTCTAATCGCATACCCAGGGAAGAAACTAGGAGTGACAATATCGTGCCAGGTAGCGTTGCAAAAATCAAGGTCATTGGTGTTGGCGGGGGTGGTGGTAACGCAGTTAACCGCATGATTGCCAGTGATGTCAGTGGAGTAGAGTTCTGGTCAATTAACACAGATGCTCAAGCACTAGCCCAATCATCAGCCCCCCAACGCTTACAAATGGGGCAGAAGTTGACCCGAGGGTTGGGAGCAGGAGGGAACCCAGCCATTGGTCAAAAAGCCGCAGAAGAATCCCGGGAGGAAATTGCCCAGGCTCTCGAAGACACTGACTTGGTTTTCATTACAGCTGGGATGGGGGGTGGTACTGGCACAGGAGCTGCCCCGATTGTAGCAGAAGTCGCTAAAGAGATGGGTGCTTTAACCGTGGGAGTGGTCACTCGTCCATTTACCTTTGAAGGACGCCGCCGTACTTCCCAAGCCGAGGAAGGAATTGCCGCTCTGGGGAGTCGAGTCGATACCCTAATTGTTATTCCCAATAATAAACTCTTGTCAGTGATTTCAGAACAGACTCCTGTTCAAGAAGCATTTAAAGTAGCTGATGATATCCTACGTCAGGGGGTACAAGGGATCTCTGATATTATTACTATTCCTGGCTTGGTGAATGTGGATTTTGCCGATGTGCGAGCGGTGATGGCAGATGCTGGTTCGGCTCTGATGGGCATCGGAATGGGTTCTGGAAAATCCCGAGCCAGAGAGGCAGCAGTAGCTGCCATTTCTTCTCCTCTGCTGGAGTCTTCTATTGAAGGGGCTAGAGGGGTAGTTTTAAATATTACTGGTGGCAGTGATCTGACCCTCCATGAAGTGAATTCAGCAGCAGAAACTGTTTATGAAGTGGTTGATCCCAATGCCAATATCATCTTTGGAGCAGTAATTGATGATAAGCTCCAGGGTGAAATTAGAATTACTGTGATTGCTACTGGATTTACCGGAGAAGCCCAGTCTGCACCTAAATCTGTGGAAACTCCCCTGAATCGGCGACCGATTGCTCCTACACCGATGCCCCCTACTCCCAAGGTTGAGCCTAAGAGTAGACCAGGATTAGATATTCCAGAATTCCTGCAACGGCGTCGTTTTCCTAGAGGACCAAAGGAGTAGAAAAAAACTGACGGAAACCAAATGGCATGGAAGTAAAGCAAAGCAACCTATAGCCAAGGCAAGACTGTTGTCGCTCCCCTTGGTAATTGCTGATTTTACTACTAGGCGTGAAAACTTCCCTAGACATTGCTCCTGAGCCTGAACCCATGGGAAACTTTTTTCGGTTATCACTATCAATAGTCAGTCAGACTATGGAGCGGGAGTTTTTTTTGACTATCTCCCTAGCTTTTAGCCAACAAGGGCTGCCCACAGATTAAAATTTCAACTATTCTTGCCTTGGATGAAGTTTAGCTATACTTATGACTTCTAATCACCGAACCAACCCCCCTATGCCCAAATCCAGTAGCGATCGTTACCCTAGTTCAACATCGGCAAACAAATCGAATACATACTGTCCGTCAGTACCAATTTCTGTCTACCGGGAACTAGCAGCTGAGTTGCAAGCAACACAGGCGATGTTGGACTCTCTCCATTCTCAAAATCAGCATTTAGTTAAACAACACCAGCAGCTGCGACAGGAAGTTAAAAAAGTTATTAATTCAGCTCTGCATCTACAGCAGGTGATCAATTCCTTAGAACCAGTGAGTCCAGCTGAAGTCCATCGACCTCAGCGAGTAAAGCCACCGGAAGCCCGTCAAGCTCCACCAATTCCACCCCAGCGCACCGCTACAACTATCCCAGGGGGTGAATTTTCCCCACCTCAGAGGAAACCTCAAACCCCTCCCTCTTCCTATCGAGAAACTTTAGTGATTGAACAAGAAGACAATCGCTCCCTGCGAACTTCCCAACCAGAGGCAGTCTCATATGTCAATGGCTGGGTGTTGGTTATAGCCATCTTGGGAATTGTCTTGAGCGCATTTGGTGCTGGCTTTTTGGTGGTGAAACCGATACTAGATAGTAATCGTTGAACCATTGTGCTGGTTGATTAATCGATTAATGGCGGGTTCTTTGAGATTCATCCGCCAATCTATTGTTGTACTCAACCTCGCCTGTATTTACCGCTATTTTCGCCTCCGCATTGCACCATTAACTGTAAAATTACCATAATTACTGCCAAGGGAAATCGGTTTGTAGCAGTTAATGGCCAGGTCTATAAGGTTTGCCAGGGTCAATTGTGCCCAGAACATTGGCTGATCACAGATCTTTTTACTTAGATCAAATCCACAGTCATTAGTCAGTGGTGAAGGGCAACAAAAAACCTGCTCAACCTGAGTTCGAGATTAGCGATCGCTCCACGAAAGACTAAGGGATATAAGCTTTGGGCAACTAGGGTATATTAAGGCTTTCAGCGTTACGTTGAACTCAGGTTAAAATTCATAACAATGAATTTTAGCAGAGTGAGTATTTAACGGGAAGTAGAACTGGTAGTACACAGCAAGCCATTCTAGGTCCGTTGTGAGTCCCCTATTCACGTGAGTTCGATATCAGGGTACACTCCAGAAAAAATCACGGTGCGCGCCTCCTAGGGCGCGAGGGATTGCTCGCGCCCTAGGGTCGCACCGCAGGGATACAGGCTTTCAGAGACTAGGATAGATTAAGGCTTTCAGCGTTAGGTCGAACTCAGGTTCTTCCTATGATGACTGAAGTTACCCCTCCTCGTTGATATCCCTAGCCATAGTTTTTGAGGAGCGTCTGACCAACAGACTTACATCTGTGATGGATTTAAGAAACACGAAGCGGCAGCAAATGCCTCAACCATAGGGGTTTGACAAAGTCTTTCTGCCAGAGATGGGTTTGAATTGATCGGGACACAACTGGCAGGTAAAACTCATATTAATGACCAAAATGGCAAGCAGTTCTCAGAAAGAGGATTTACAATGAACTATCAGGTTTCTATGAGTATGAGCGTGCAACTGTGATTCCCTATGACTTTCTAAAAGCGATCGCAAATGAACACGGTGTATCTAAAGCCGAGCTAGAGGTTGTGGCTTTGGCGATGGAGGGTCAATCGACAAACGCGATCGCAAAAATCCTCAACATTAGTGAACATGCAGTGCGCAAAAGACTCAGCGAGGTCTACAAAAAGTTTCCTATATCGGGTACAGGGCCTGTAAAGCTAACCAAACTGCAACAGCTGCTGGTCAATCGCTATCAGACTCATATAGAAACCCAGGATATCTCCTCTAACTGCAGAAGCTATACCCCTATCTCTACTGTCCAATCCTCAAACCCCAAGCACATGGATTGGGGTGAGGCACCAGATGTTTCTGTTTTCTATGGTCGCACTGAAGAACTACGCCAGTTAGAAACATGGATTGTTAAGGATCGTTGCCGATTGGTGGCACTACAGGGTATGGCAGGGATTGGTAAAACCACCTTGTCAGTGAAGCTGGCTAAACAAATTCAGGATCAGTTCAAGTATGTGGTATGGCGTTCCTTACGTCAGGCACCCCGGTTAGAGGATATCCTAGCAGAACTGCTCCAATCTTTATCTGGGCCCCTAGAAACTGTAGGATATGAAACCGCCGAGGGGTCAAACCCACTCCCTAGTTGTCAAACTGCCAAGGAGCGTATCTCCCAACTAATTGAGTACTGCCGCCAACACCGCTGTTTGATAGTCCTCAACGGTGCCGAATCTATTCTACAAATTGGTACACTTGCGGGCATCTACCGAGAAGGCTATGAAGGCTATGGTGAATTCATCAGACGCTGGGGAGAAGAACCCCATCAAAGCTGTTTGTTGATTACCAATCAGGAGAAACTCAGCGAAATTTCGTTACAAGAAGGAGAGACTTCACCTGTGCGTTCCTTAAAACTTGAAGGTTTAGGGGAAGCCGCTCAGTATATTTTGCAGGAAAAAGGATTGTCTGGGCAGAAAAACTGGGACTATTTAATTAAGGCGTATCGTGGGAATCCCTTGATGTTAAAACTTGTTGCCATAACCATCAAAGAAGTTTTTGATGGCAGTGTGACCGATTTTTTGGCAACTACCCTATTTACCCATGACGTTAGTGACTTTATCGAAGAAATCTTAGATCGGTTATCAGATTTGGAACATAAAATTATATATACCATGGCTAGTCACAAAGAACCTGTAATCCTAACTCAATTACAGGATGAATTACTGGAGATATCGCCTCAGGAATTACTCAGGGCTTTAGCCTCCCTGAGACAGCGCTCCCTAGTAGAAAAATCTCAAGGCGGGTTCACCTTGCCTCCTGCAGTCATGGAAGTGACTAACCAATTAATTGCTGAGCGAGAATAGTCAGAATATCCCAGTTTACTAAATTTTTGCAACTATTAATAGTTAAATTTAACTGGGTGATATCGAGTCCAGTTAATCAATTTGTCTTCAGGTAAATCGTTAATTGTAAATTGTTAATGGTCAAAGGTCAATTAACAATTTACAATTAACAACAACTAACAATTCACAAACAACCAAGAATGATAAGTATTCAATTGGACATGATATGACTCAACAGGGTTTCTAGGCTTTAAATACAATGGCTGGATCAATACGAGTCACCTTTTGGATAGCGAACAAACCCGAAGTTACACACATTACCACAGTTATGCCAAAAACACCTGTGGCAGATACTGGCGTGATCAAAAGGATAATTCCTTTTGATTTAACCCACACACTCAACCCCCAGCAAAGGAGCATACCAGGCAGATAACCAAGAACAGCCATCCACAATGCTTGCTCCACAATAACACTATAAATAAAGCGATCCGGTGCGCCCATCGCTTTTAGGGTACCAAACTCTTTGATATGGTCAGAAACCGAGGCATACAGAATCTGAGTGACCACTACCATGCCAACAATCACTCCCACAGCAGCACCTAGACCTAATACAAAACCAAGACCTGTTCGCACCTGCCAGTAATTTCGGGTCTTGCGTGCCATCTCAACCTTCGTATAAGCACGAGTCCCGGGTAAAGCAGCGTCTAAATTCTGCTTGAGTTGCTCAAGATCCTGACCTAGTTTAGCCTTTACCATGATATAGGTAATGGGGTCTGTTAGGCTCAAAGGTGTAGGTTCAGGAATCTCCGACTCATCAGACTTATTCAAAGACTTTGACTTTTCGTAAATAGTGGTACACTGCAAATTATCTGAAGATTCTACAGTGCAGTTAAGCTTAGAGGTATAGCTGGTGTTGATATAGGTATTGGCATTTTCTAAGGAAGTAAATAAGAATGGGCTAGCTACAAGGGATTGACTCTCCGTGGTTAAGCCGACCAATCGAGCAGGCAAGAAGTTAACCGTAGCGGTATCACCGATATCTGTCACATTGAGCGTCGGTAATCTGCTTTGATCCACCATAACCGTGTAAGGCTCCTTAAGGGTCTTCAGTCTACCCCGAGTGATTTTTCCAGGTTGGAACAGTTTTCCCCCTAGGTCAAATCCAATCAACTTAACAGGACTGGTATCTCCCTTAAGAGGACGCCATCGACCTGACCCCATCAGTAGTGCTTCTGCTCGCTCCACACCTTTGACTCGTTGAGCTTGATCTAGCTGATTTTTTAAAAGTGGCTCGGTTAGCTCAAACTGAACCATTCGGTCAGAACTTACCCATATATCTGCCTCGGATCCCTCAATCAGAAGAACTGTAGAGCGAGTGAACCCGTTGAGCAGACCAGTTTGGATTGTGACTAAGCTAACGGCAAACATAATTCCTGCTTGAGCGACCAGAAAGCGAGGAATGTCTGCCCAGAGGTTTTTGCGAGCAATAGAGACCATAGGAGATTATGCCGAGAGAACTTTTAAGTAATATCACGTCCGAGAGCATAGAAATTGTAAGGTGTGGGTTTTTGGTAATTGTTATTTCTCCCAACCTTGGGTTCGAAGAAGACCTGATCGCAAGCGCCAGCCACGAAAACTATTCCATGGGCATACTCTCTTGATTTAAAAAGCTTCCAGAACTTAATAGGGCAAGGGTTTCATGGGTGTAGCGGGTTCTTCTGAATGCTTACAGTCAAAGTCATAAAGCCAGTGTAACTCATAGACTTTTAATTAACTAACATTAACTAACCAGTAAATTTTTGTAAATCCCTGCCAAGATGGCAACACAGCTCAGTGGCAAGAGTGATACATTTCAGTAGTTTTCTGGCATAGAAGGTCATAAATAATCAAAAACTTCCGTCAATGCGTAAATACCCCATAGTGTCTCTCTTGTAATTTGTGTAAACTCACGGATACATCAACCTCATAAAATTCTGTAGCATTGAGCTAGCAGTTACCTGATCAATCATATTTTACTTGTGCATCTCGGTGAAAGTCTTTAACTGTTCCCGGTGTTTTTTCTTGCCTATGGTTAAGAAAGCCTCTTGCCAATCGGCAAATTATTCCGGTAATGGCAGCACTAGGACAATCAGTTTTGCTGACAACGGCAATCAGGTAAACCAAAGGCAATGATGGCGATAGAACAAAATTATCCTCTAATTCCAATCAAAGAGTTTACTTCCGTCAAACAAGCTGGGTTGTTTGAAATTTTGAAGCAGCCTCGGTTTAGCGGTCAACTCATTCTAAGTGATCCTAGTAAACAAGAATGGATATTTCACATTTATATGGGTCGCCTCATGTATGCTACCGGAGGGACTCATCCAGTGAGACGGTGGCGTAGAAACCTACTCATTCACTGTCCTCAGACATCTGCTCAGCTTTCATCACTGCAAGAGGATCTAGCTAATACCAATTGGGAAGATGTCAATGTCTGTTGGGACTATCATTTGCTATGCCTATGGGTAGATCTGCACAAGGTTACCCGTGATCAAGCCGTCAAAATGATTCAGTCTGTCATGGTAGAAATACTTTTTGATGTTACCCAAGGGATGCAGATCACCTATCAAATCAAACCAGATTCCTCATCATCATTATCATCATTATTTAAACCACTGGTCTTGATTGACGCAGAGCAAGTCATCCATGAAGCTGATCAACTTTGGGAAGCTTGGCAAAGTGCTCGTGTAGCAGACCGCTGCCCTAATCGGGCACCAATAATCAGGCAGCCCGAGCAACTGAGAGTTAAAACATCCCCTCAGGCGTACCAAACTATGACCAAGCTGTTGAATGGACAATATACCCTACGAGACTTAGCCATACTAATGAAACGGGATGCTAGGGCAGTTACTCTGTCGATTCTGCCTCACCTGCAATCAGGATTAGTGGAACTAATAGATATTCCGGATTTACCTGCTCCAGTTTCACTACCTCCGAACGAAACATCGGTAAAAACTGTACCTGAGCAGAAACCTTTGATTGCCTGCGTGGATGATAGTCCCCTGATCTGCCAAAGCATGGAAAAAATTCTTACCTCAGAAGGCTATCGCTTTGTGGCTATTAATGATGCACTTAGGGCGATCGCTACTTTGTTAGCTAGTAAGCCAGAGTTGATATTTTTAGATCTAGTCATGCCAAATGCTAATGGCTATGAAATTTGCGGTCAATTGCGTAGGCTCTCCTTTTTCCGCAATACTCCGATCGTGATTTTGACCGGTAACGACGGCATCATCGACCGTGTGAGAGCTAAGATGGTTGGCTCCTCAGATTTTCTGAGTAAACCCATCAATCCTGAAGAGGTATTGAGAGTTATCATTAAACATCTTAAACAAGTTAATTAGAATTGACTAGATAGCCGAAATTTAAGTGTTTACAAAAAAATATGTTTAAACACTTGCTTACTTGATTATAATTTTAGAGTTATTTAAATCGGATAAAAATGGTTACCGCATTAATTGTTGAAGATTCATTAACTGATCTAGAAATTTTCAGAGGTTATCTCAAGGAAAATGGGTTTAATGTATTAACTGCCCATAATGGATCAGAAGCCCTAGAAAAAATTAGCAGTAATCAGCTGGATTTGATTGTCCTTGATGTTGTCCTTCCGGATCGCAGTGGTTTTGAAATTTGTCGAACCCTTAAAAATGAAGCTAAGACAAGCCAAATACCTGTGATAATCTGCTCCACCAAAGATACTGAAATGGATAAATTTTGGGCGTTGAAGCAGGGAGCAGATGCTTACCTGTATAAACCTGTTGATAACGCAGAACTCCTAAAAATAATTAACCAACTGGTCAAGGGCTAAATCTGAGCTATAAAGAAAGAGAGATCATCATGGTATCCAAGTTTGTCCCAGCTTTAGCTTCCCCGTCATCAGCCACTGAAACTGCTGCGAATGAAATTAGACAGCAGTTTCTGCGGTTTCATCTGGTACCTGATACTACTGCTTTAATGCCAATTAATCAGCTGACTGAAGTGCTGACCATTGCTGTTGGTCAAATTATTCCAATTGCCCATATGCCACCTTGGGTGATGGGTGTTTACAACTGGCGGGGTGAAGTTCTTTGGATGGTCGATCTCGGACACATTGTGGGACTAACTCCTTGGCATCAGCAACCGGTAAATACATCACACTACACCTCCTTAGTGTTGCATATCCAGTCTCATGATCCTAAGTCCGTTAAATACAACCAAATGCTAGGGTTGGTCGTCAACCGGGTAGAGGACATTGAATGGTGCAATCCCGATTTGATTCAACCTCTGCCGTCATCAAGCATGAATCCTGAATTGGCAAAGTTTTTACAGGGATATTGGCTGAAACATGGTGGTGAAATGCTAGTAGTTTTTGATGGAAAACTAATTTTTGATACCATGTGTTAATCATAATATTCAGCGACTTTTACCTACTCGTAGTATTTCCTCATTAATCATCATAAATAATTATACTGTTTAAGTTAATAAATTATTACAATAATTACAAATTTACGGGAATCAAAACTAAGTGTTTAATCATGAAAAAAGAAACGAATAATTTTAATTATAATGCCAAAAAGCCAAATAATAATGATATGGCAAAATCCCAAAAGGCGCTGGTTAAGACACTTTTGCCTGAGTCAACTATTCCTAACGTTAAATTGCGGGTTGTTCAAGAGTTAACAGAACCTGAGACCAAGATAAACCATTTGCCAGACCAAGATATCAACGTAGCAGATCAGCTTCTGGAACTGGTCAAAACTGAAAAAAAAAATCAGAGTAATAAAAATACTCTCAGCCGCCAGTTGTTGACAACGATTATGCCAACGGTATTGATTCCTCTGACTCTGGCTAGTCTAGTAAGTTACAGAATTGTTCACGACCATGACAAAGAGCGAAATAAA
Coding sequences within it:
- a CDS encoding FtsX-like permease family protein, with amino-acid sequence MVSIARKNLWADIPRFLVAQAGIMFAVSLVTIQTGLLNGFTRSTVLLIEGSEADIWVSSDRMVQFELTEPLLKNQLDQAQRVKGVERAEALLMGSGRWRPLKGDTSPVKLIGFDLGGKLFQPGKITRGRLKTLKEPYTVMVDQSRLPTLNVTDIGDTATVNFLPARLVGLTTESQSLVASPFLFTSLENANTYINTSYTSKLNCTVESSDNLQCTTIYEKSKSLNKSDESEIPEPTPLSLTDPITYIMVKAKLGQDLEQLKQNLDAALPGTRAYTKVEMARKTRNYWQVRTGLGFVLGLGAAVGVIVGMVVVTQILYASVSDHIKEFGTLKAMGAPDRFIYSVIVEQALWMAVLGYLPGMLLCWGLSVWVKSKGIILLITPVSATGVFGITVVMCVTSGLFAIQKVTRIDPAIVFKA
- a CDS encoding response regulator codes for the protein MMAIEQNYPLIPIKEFTSVKQAGLFEILKQPRFSGQLILSDPSKQEWIFHIYMGRLMYATGGTHPVRRWRRNLLIHCPQTSAQLSSLQEDLANTNWEDVNVCWDYHLLCLWVDLHKVTRDQAVKMIQSVMVEILFDVTQGMQITYQIKPDSSSSLSSLFKPLVLIDAEQVIHEADQLWEAWQSARVADRCPNRAPIIRQPEQLRVKTSPQAYQTMTKLLNGQYTLRDLAILMKRDARAVTLSILPHLQSGLVELIDIPDLPAPVSLPPNETSVKTVPEQKPLIACVDDSPLICQSMEKILTSEGYRFVAINDALRAIATLLASKPELIFLDLVMPNANGYEICGQLRRLSFFRNTPIVILTGNDGIIDRVRAKMVGSSDFLSKPINPEEVLRVIIKHLKQVN
- a CDS encoding response regulator, translating into MVTALIVEDSLTDLEIFRGYLKENGFNVLTAHNGSEALEKISSNQLDLIVLDVVLPDRSGFEICRTLKNEAKTSQIPVIICSTKDTEMDKFWALKQGADAYLYKPVDNAELLKIINQLVKG
- a CDS encoding chemotaxis protein CheW, with the translated sequence MVSKFVPALASPSSATETAANEIRQQFLRFHLVPDTTALMPINQLTEVLTIAVGQIIPIAHMPPWVMGVYNWRGEVLWMVDLGHIVGLTPWHQQPVNTSHYTSLVLHIQSHDPKSVKYNQMLGLVVNRVEDIEWCNPDLIQPLPSSSMNPELAKFLQGYWLKHGGEMLVVFDGKLIFDTMC